A single window of Miltoncostaea oceani DNA harbors:
- a CDS encoding TRAP transporter large permease subunit — protein sequence MTTTAHEPVGVPPPTTVAVLAGVERWLGVYSQAAVRIASVGAVISATIALLAVVGNVFTRQVLGFSIFGANELASFAFLWTIWMGVSLAVKRGAVTVITLLSHHGPALWQRSVRTFSALSLAVFLAYACYRSTEFALGRGAPAGVTSALEIPWFYPVVSMAVGFYFITLHYLHAVAGEARVAALRGRVGLYEAATGLAGGLVVGAAVWLALWTVLTLGAAPLVALGILFVALTLAGTPIVFMLAIVGIIAMFSPSFLGLTFYPTVDPITPFFQSQSTMGLSGGSELLVILMFLIVAEVMNASGLSTRLIAFAASLVAHLRGGMAYVCQLTSAVVSGISGSAQADAAIMTPLLVPAMEREGYRRDVAAAVVAGASIKGPIGPLSIMFIVYGIVVQGPAGASISALLLSGVVAELLLLIFQAATVYVVVRRMDFLVPRPFAGWRVVGRTGLDALPVLAIPVVILGGIFTGVFTPSESGAIAALVTIGLALFWYASLSPLQLPAVIIAAAVETGIVMLLLGDSSILAKALFINGFGTDVQEFLTGITDNKYVFLLVVNVLLLAVGIFIEPLPAVYILAPFLAPVAVLEYGIDPVHFGLIMVFNLVLALIHPPIGLVIFLVSSIAKVSVERLSVMILPWLAVSLLVLFLITYLPSEAVLVLSNLLE from the coding sequence ATGACGACGACCGCCCACGAACCCGTCGGCGTGCCGCCCCCCACCACGGTGGCCGTCCTCGCGGGCGTCGAGCGGTGGCTGGGGGTCTACTCCCAGGCCGCCGTCCGGATCGCCTCGGTGGGGGCGGTCATCTCCGCGACGATCGCCCTCCTCGCCGTCGTCGGGAACGTCTTCACCCGCCAGGTCCTCGGGTTCTCGATCTTCGGGGCGAACGAGCTCGCCAGCTTCGCGTTCCTCTGGACGATCTGGATGGGGGTGTCGCTCGCCGTGAAACGCGGCGCCGTCACCGTCATCACCCTCCTCTCGCACCACGGACCCGCCCTCTGGCAGCGGTCGGTGCGGACGTTCTCCGCGCTCAGCCTCGCGGTGTTCCTCGCCTACGCCTGCTACCGCTCCACCGAGTTCGCCCTCGGCCGGGGGGCGCCGGCGGGGGTGACGTCCGCCCTCGAGATCCCGTGGTTCTACCCGGTGGTCTCGATGGCCGTCGGCTTCTACTTCATCACCCTCCACTACCTCCACGCCGTCGCCGGGGAGGCCCGCGTCGCGGCGCTCCGCGGCCGGGTCGGCCTGTACGAGGCCGCCACCGGCCTCGCCGGCGGCCTCGTCGTCGGCGCGGCGGTGTGGCTCGCCCTGTGGACGGTGCTCACCCTGGGGGCCGCCCCCCTCGTCGCCCTCGGGATCCTGTTCGTCGCCCTGACCCTCGCGGGGACCCCGATCGTCTTCATGCTCGCGATCGTCGGGATCATCGCGATGTTCTCGCCGTCGTTCCTCGGCCTGACGTTCTACCCCACCGTCGACCCGATCACCCCGTTCTTCCAGAGCCAGTCGACGATGGGCCTGTCGGGCGGCAGCGAGCTGCTGGTGATCCTCATGTTCCTCATCGTCGCGGAGGTCATGAACGCCAGCGGCCTGTCAACCCGCCTCATCGCGTTCGCGGCGTCGCTCGTCGCCCACCTCCGCGGCGGGATGGCCTACGTCTGCCAGCTCACCTCGGCGGTCGTCTCGGGGATCTCCGGCTCCGCCCAGGCCGACGCGGCGATCATGACCCCCCTCCTCGTCCCGGCGATGGAGCGGGAGGGGTACCGCCGCGACGTCGCCGCCGCCGTCGTCGCGGGGGCGTCGATCAAGGGCCCCATCGGGCCGCTGTCGATCATGTTCATCGTCTACGGCATCGTGGTGCAGGGCCCGGCGGGGGCGTCGATCTCGGCGCTGCTCCTGTCGGGGGTCGTCGCCGAGCTGCTCCTCCTGATCTTCCAGGCGGCGACGGTCTACGTCGTCGTCCGGCGGATGGACTTCCTCGTCCCCCGGCCGTTCGCGGGGTGGCGGGTCGTCGGCCGCACCGGCCTCGACGCCCTCCCGGTGCTCGCGATCCCGGTGGTGATCCTCGGCGGCATCTTCACCGGCGTCTTCACCCCGTCGGAGTCGGGGGCGATCGCCGCCCTCGTCACCATCGGCCTCGCCCTCTTCTGGTACGCCAGCCTGTCGCCGCTGCAGCTGCCGGCGGTGATCATCGCGGCCGCCGTCGAGACCGGCATCGTGATGCTCCTCCTCGGCGACTCGTCGATCCTCGCGAAGGCCCTGTTCATCAACGGCTTCGGCACCGACGTCCAGGAGTTCCTCACCGGGATCACCGACAACAAGTACGTGTTCCTGCTGGTCGTGAACGTCCTGCTGCTGGCCGTCGGGATCTTCATCGAACCCCTCCCGGCCGTCTACATCCTCGCCCCGTTCCTCGCCCCCGTCGCGGTCCTCGAGTACGGCATCGACCCCGTCCACTTCGGGTTGATCATGGTCTTCAACCTGGTGCTCGCCCTCATCCACCCGCCGATCGGGCTGGTGATCTTCCTCGTGTCGAGCATCGCGAAGGTCTCGGTGGAGCGGTTGTCGGTGATGATCCTCCCGTGGCTCGCGGTCAGCCTGCTCGTCCTGTTCCTCATCACCTACCTCCCGAGCGAGGCCGTGCTCGTCCTCTCGAACCTGCTCGAGTGA
- a CDS encoding DMT family transporter has protein sequence MRTATALGAGAMVCWGVAYVPSAWLVETWPPLVAAGARLGLGGLLLLGLLAVLHRPLRPGVGVGTVGWLAFTQSVLFYGATFWGIAHAGAGLAAVLANTDALFVAVLAAAVLGERLWPVQWAGLLVGLAGAAVVVWEGPLWPPALSGTALVVVGGAVAWSVGTVVVARGVRAEGDPLALAGWQMLAGGVVLCLAGLAWEGPPDAAGARELGLVVALAVVGSAAPFALFYLALTRAPAAEVSAWFFLVPVIGVLSAWPLLGEEPTLQLLAGMVGVCAGLWMVMGIRHGRPGRALVDSTAPP, from the coding sequence GTGAGGACCGCCACCGCCCTCGGCGCGGGGGCGATGGTCTGCTGGGGGGTCGCGTACGTGCCCTCCGCCTGGCTGGTCGAGACGTGGCCGCCGCTGGTGGCGGCCGGCGCGCGCCTCGGCCTCGGCGGCCTGCTGCTGCTGGGCCTCCTCGCCGTCCTCCACCGGCCGCTGCGGCCCGGGGTGGGGGTGGGGACCGTCGGGTGGCTCGCGTTCACACAGTCCGTCCTCTTCTACGGCGCGACGTTCTGGGGGATCGCCCACGCCGGCGCCGGCCTCGCGGCGGTCCTCGCCAACACGGACGCCCTCTTCGTCGCCGTCCTCGCCGCCGCCGTCCTCGGCGAGCGGCTCTGGCCGGTGCAGTGGGCGGGCCTCCTCGTCGGCCTCGCCGGGGCGGCGGTCGTGGTGTGGGAGGGGCCCCTCTGGCCGCCCGCCCTGTCGGGGACGGCGCTGGTGGTCGTCGGCGGGGCGGTGGCGTGGAGCGTCGGCACCGTCGTCGTCGCCCGCGGCGTCCGCGCCGAGGGGGACCCCCTCGCCCTCGCCGGGTGGCAGATGCTCGCCGGGGGGGTGGTGCTGTGCCTCGCCGGCCTCGCCTGGGAGGGCCCGCCGGACGCCGCCGGGGCACGGGAGCTCGGCCTCGTCGTCGCCCTCGCCGTCGTCGGCTCCGCCGCGCCGTTCGCGTTGTTCTACCTCGCCCTCACCCGCGCCCCCGCGGCGGAGGTGTCGGCGTGGTTCTTCCTCGTCCCCGTCATCGGGGTCCTCAGCGCCTGGCCGCTGCTGGGGGAGGAGCCGACGCTGCAGCTCCTCGCGGGGATGGTCGGGGTCTGCGCCGGCCTGTGGATGGTGATGGGGATCCGGCACGGCCGCCCCGGGAGGGCGTTGGTAGACTCGACGGCACCGCCGTGA
- the cofD gene encoding 2-phospho-L-lactate transferase codes for MILVLSGGTGGSKMVDGLARVHGQAGLVAIVNTGDDGDFYGLRVCPDLDICTYVLAGVVADRGWGYADDTFRLLEGLATYGRESWFGLGDRDLATHLHRTLRLAEGAGLTEVTAEICARLGVEATLLPMSDDPVRTRITTPGGERTFQEYLVRDGARDDITGIVMEGVADAAPAPGLLAAIAEAERIVIAPSSPVVSIGTILAVPGVRDALAARRADCVAVTPIIGGAPVEGPAARFLAGAGYPECSATQMARIYADVAAVFLLDSSDAAEAPAVAALDVRPVLTDVLMPDHAARARLAAEALGALP; via the coding sequence GTGATCCTCGTCCTGTCGGGCGGCACCGGCGGCTCGAAGATGGTCGACGGCCTCGCCCGGGTCCACGGCCAGGCGGGCCTCGTCGCGATCGTCAACACCGGCGACGACGGGGACTTCTACGGGCTGCGGGTCTGCCCCGACCTCGACATCTGCACCTACGTCCTCGCCGGCGTCGTCGCCGACCGCGGGTGGGGGTACGCCGACGACACCTTCCGCCTCCTCGAGGGCCTCGCCACCTACGGCCGGGAGTCGTGGTTCGGCCTCGGCGACCGCGACCTCGCCACCCACCTGCACCGCACCCTCCGCCTCGCCGAGGGCGCCGGCCTCACCGAGGTGACCGCCGAGATCTGCGCCCGGCTGGGGGTGGAGGCGACGCTCCTGCCGATGAGCGACGACCCCGTGCGGACGCGGATCACCACCCCCGGCGGGGAGCGCACCTTCCAGGAGTACCTCGTCCGGGACGGGGCCCGGGACGACATCACGGGGATCGTCATGGAGGGGGTCGCGGACGCCGCCCCCGCCCCCGGCCTGCTGGCCGCGATCGCCGAGGCCGAGCGGATCGTCATCGCCCCCTCCAGCCCCGTCGTCTCGATCGGGACGATCCTCGCCGTCCCCGGGGTGCGCGACGCCCTCGCCGCCCGCCGCGCCGACTGCGTCGCCGTCACCCCGATCATCGGCGGCGCCCCCGTCGAGGGCCCCGCCGCCCGGTTCCTCGCCGGCGCCGGCTACCCCGAGTGCTCCGCCACCCAGATGGCCCGCATCTACGCCGACGTCGCCGCGGTGTTCCTCCTCGACTCCTCCGACGCCGCGGAGGCCCCCGCCGTCGCCGCCCTCGACGTCCGGCCGGTGCTCACCGACGTCCTCATGCCCGACCACGCCGCCCGGGCCCGCCTCGCGGCGGAGGCCCTCGGGGCGCTCCCGTGA
- the cofC gene encoding 2-phospho-L-lactate guanylyltransferase produces MSGGVWAVIPVKPLRGALRRLTSALEAPVRRELQVAMLTDVLGACAGTGDLAGVMIVTSDPDAAALGAAIAGARVVPDHDPPRGMNAAVARGLVAVAAERADAALVLTADLPLARPEDIAAIIAAGPAAPSALLVPSADGTGTNAMLLRPPAALAPRLGPDSYARHTVQAARRGLPVTRLELPRLALDIDTPADLTTLVGTGTACATLEVCGRLRITERLEAGSVL; encoded by the coding sequence GTGAGCGGCGGCGTCTGGGCGGTCATCCCCGTGAAGCCCCTGCGGGGGGCGCTGCGGCGGCTCACCTCCGCCCTCGAGGCACCCGTCCGCCGTGAGCTGCAGGTCGCGATGCTCACCGACGTCCTCGGCGCGTGCGCGGGGACGGGGGACCTCGCCGGGGTCATGATCGTCACCTCCGACCCCGACGCCGCCGCCCTCGGCGCCGCCATCGCCGGCGCCCGCGTCGTCCCCGACCACGACCCACCCCGCGGCATGAACGCCGCCGTCGCCCGCGGCCTCGTCGCCGTCGCCGCCGAACGCGCCGACGCGGCCCTCGTCCTCACCGCCGACCTCCCGCTCGCCCGGCCCGAGGACATCGCCGCGATCATCGCCGCCGGCCCCGCCGCCCCGTCCGCGCTGCTCGTGCCGTCCGCCGACGGCACCGGCACCAACGCGATGCTGCTGCGGCCCCCCGCGGCCCTCGCCCCCCGCCTCGGCCCCGACTCCTACGCCCGCCACACCGTCCAGGCGGCCCGCCGCGGCCTGCCCGTCACCCGGCTGGAGCTCCCCCGGCTGGCGCTCGACATCGACACCCCCGCCGACCTCACCACCCTCGTCGGGACCGGGACGGCGTGCGCCACCCTCGAGGTCTGCGGGCGCCTGCGGATCACCGAGCGCCTCGAGGCGGGGAGCGTCCTCTGA
- the cofE gene encoding coenzyme F420-0:L-glutamate ligase: MRLWPLSALPEVVPGDDLAGMLADRAVPEGMAPGDVLMLAHKVVSKAEGRIVALADVTAGPAARALAEETGKTPALCELILSESRRIVRRRRSLLVCETHHGFVCANAGIDSSNAPDGTVVLLPVDPDASARGLQARLAAAVGGRVGVIVIDTHGRPFRRGLVNVAIGVAGFAPVIDHRGERDRSGRVLVATDQAIADELAAAAGIYLGKDAGTPAVVASGVATEPSPGGAHLLVRDPEHDLFRT; the protein is encoded by the coding sequence CTGAGGCTCTGGCCGCTGTCGGCGTTGCCGGAGGTGGTGCCCGGCGACGACCTCGCCGGCATGCTCGCCGACCGCGCCGTCCCCGAGGGGATGGCCCCCGGGGACGTCCTCATGCTCGCCCACAAGGTCGTCTCGAAGGCGGAGGGACGGATCGTCGCCCTCGCCGACGTCACCGCCGGCCCCGCCGCCCGGGCCCTGGCGGAGGAGACCGGCAAGACCCCCGCCCTCTGCGAGCTGATCCTCTCCGAGAGCCGCCGCATCGTCCGCCGCCGCCGGAGCCTCCTCGTCTGCGAGACCCACCACGGCTTCGTCTGCGCGAACGCCGGGATCGACTCCTCCAACGCCCCCGACGGCACCGTCGTCCTCCTCCCCGTCGACCCCGACGCATCCGCCCGGGGCCTCCAGGCCCGCCTGGCGGCGGCGGTGGGGGGGAGGGTCGGCGTCATCGTCATCGACACCCACGGCCGGCCGTTCCGGCGGGGCCTCGTGAACGTCGCGATCGGCGTCGCCGGGTTCGCCCCCGTCATCGACCACCGCGGGGAGCGGGACCGCTCCGGCCGCGTCCTCGTCGCCACCGACCAGGCGATCGCCGACGAGCTCGCCGCGGCGGCGGGGATCTACCTCGGCAAGGACGCCGGGACCCCGGCGGTGGTCGCCTCCGGCGTCGCGACGGAACCGTCACCCGGTGGGGCGCACCTCCTGGTCCGCGACCCGGAGCATGACCTCTTTCGCACTTAA
- a CDS encoding FAD-dependent oxidoreductase gives MQGDLGTPDAPLRVAIIGSGPSGFYAAEHLQEQDHLEVQIDMYDRLPTPFGLVRGGVAPDHQKIKSVTRVYDKIAAHPEFRFYGNVEMGRDLTHADLSAYYHAIIYAVGARTDRRMGIPREHLPGSHSATEFVGWYNAHPDFRSLGFDLTSRSAAVVGNGNVAMDLARILASPRDVLAQTDIAEHALHALEGNGIEEIHVLGRRGPAQAAFTNKELKELGELPGVDVVVDPADVALDPLSAAAVARTPNRTRDRNLDLLREFSERPLTGAPRRIVLHFLVSPVEIVGTERVEALRIVHNELYESEDGSIRPRPTERITTIPLGLVFRAIGYQGVPLPGIPFDAMRGVIPNEQGRIIDPATGGPVEGEYVVGWIKRGPQGIIGTNKPDSQETVDALLADLTSGNLHKQEVPPRTVLERLLSERRRDFVSYEDWQLIDLLEQERGKASGAPRVKFSKVEEMLHALQERKLAAAEEARAEAEG, from the coding sequence ATGCAGGGAGATCTCGGCACCCCGGACGCGCCGCTGCGCGTGGCCATCATCGGATCGGGGCCCTCGGGCTTCTACGCCGCGGAGCACCTCCAGGAGCAGGACCACCTCGAGGTGCAGATCGACATGTACGACCGCCTCCCGACCCCGTTCGGGCTCGTCCGCGGCGGCGTCGCACCCGACCACCAGAAGATCAAGTCGGTCACCCGCGTCTACGACAAGATCGCCGCGCACCCCGAGTTCCGCTTCTACGGCAACGTGGAGATGGGCCGCGACCTCACCCACGCCGACCTGTCGGCGTACTACCACGCGATCATCTACGCCGTCGGCGCCCGCACCGACCGGCGGATGGGGATCCCCCGCGAGCACCTCCCCGGCAGCCACTCCGCCACCGAGTTCGTCGGCTGGTACAACGCCCACCCCGACTTCCGGAGCCTCGGCTTCGACCTCACGTCGCGGAGCGCGGCGGTGGTCGGCAACGGCAACGTCGCGATGGACCTCGCCCGGATCCTCGCGAGCCCCCGCGACGTGCTCGCCCAGACCGACATCGCCGAGCACGCCCTCCACGCCCTCGAGGGCAACGGCATCGAGGAGATCCACGTCCTCGGACGCCGCGGACCGGCGCAGGCGGCGTTCACCAACAAGGAGCTGAAGGAGCTCGGTGAGCTCCCCGGCGTCGACGTCGTCGTCGACCCCGCCGACGTCGCCCTCGACCCCCTCAGCGCCGCCGCCGTCGCGCGGACCCCGAACCGCACCCGCGACCGCAACCTCGACCTCCTCCGGGAGTTCTCGGAGCGGCCCCTCACCGGCGCCCCCCGGCGGATCGTCCTGCACTTCCTCGTGTCGCCCGTCGAGATCGTCGGGACCGAGCGCGTCGAGGCCCTCCGGATCGTCCACAACGAGCTGTACGAGAGCGAGGACGGCTCGATCCGCCCCCGCCCGACGGAGCGGATCACGACGATCCCCCTCGGGCTGGTGTTCCGGGCGATCGGCTACCAGGGCGTCCCGCTGCCGGGGATCCCGTTCGACGCGATGCGCGGCGTCATCCCCAACGAGCAGGGCCGCATCATCGACCCCGCCACCGGCGGCCCCGTCGAGGGCGAGTACGTCGTCGGGTGGATCAAGCGCGGACCGCAGGGGATCATCGGGACGAACAAGCCCGACTCCCAGGAGACCGTCGACGCCCTCCTCGCCGACCTCACCTCCGGGAACCTCCACAAGCAGGAGGTCCCCCCGCGGACGGTGCTGGAGCGGCTCCTCAGCGAACGCCGCCGCGACTTCGTCTCGTACGAGGACTGGCAGCTCATCGACCTGCTGGAGCAGGAGCGCGGCAAGGCGAGCGGCGCCCCCCGCGTGAAGTTCAGCAAGGTGGAGGAGATGCTCCACGCCCTCCAGGAGCGCAAGCTCGCCGCCGCCGAGGAGGCACGCGCCGAGGCGGAGGGCTAG
- the cofH gene encoding 5-amino-6-(D-ribitylamino)uracil--L-tyrosine 4-hydroxyphenyl transferase CofH, which translates to MSITFCRTLPAGAAATAGRARVREAAGLDDAAVAAVLEERLVPVETDRADAPALAWVVAPDQAMALLARGVGGWRITVRHEGPRADVLDALVRTGAAFLRTTPAGLDEAIELGWLPGIATRVSVVVDTLEEALDAIAAGAVDLVVGDWEPARVGALRDAVAPRPLVERTALPPETEIDDARRDLARPLFTAWLGQIDGSGASRPRYTWAPGRDEEPPVPARRLSAEWEDDDWRGADPDEGLSRIAPDLAGILGRSLEGTPPRVAEIERLFRARGPEVEAVARVADALRVRRNGDTVTYVVNRNINYTNQCYFRCGFCGFSRGPKSMNLRGDPYILNVHEVVHRSVEAWERGATEVCLQGGIHPDFTGDFYVSVLEGIKERLPEMHVHGFTPLEVWQGAHTLGITVREFLTRLRDAGLGTLPGTAAEILDDRVRAHLCPDKVRTAEWAEVMITAHELGLRATTTMMMGHIDGPRAWANHLEVLRQIQRRTGGFTEFVPLPFVHMGSPIFLQGRSRPGPTWDEVVLVHAVGRIALDGLIDNIQASWVKLGLSGGARLLEAGCNDFGGTLMDENISRASGAAHGQLATPEEIEATIRGAGRTPARRNTVYDLIGSGASA; encoded by the coding sequence ATGAGCATCACCTTCTGCCGCACCCTCCCCGCCGGGGCCGCCGCCACCGCCGGCCGGGCCCGTGTCCGGGAGGCCGCCGGCCTCGACGACGCCGCCGTCGCCGCCGTCCTCGAGGAGCGGCTCGTCCCCGTCGAGACGGACCGCGCCGACGCCCCCGCCCTCGCGTGGGTGGTGGCCCCCGACCAGGCGATGGCCCTCCTCGCCCGCGGCGTCGGGGGCTGGCGGATCACCGTCCGCCACGAAGGCCCCCGCGCCGACGTCCTCGACGCCCTCGTGCGCACCGGGGCGGCGTTCCTGCGGACCACCCCCGCCGGCCTCGACGAGGCCATCGAGCTGGGGTGGCTGCCCGGCATCGCCACCCGCGTGTCGGTGGTGGTCGACACCCTCGAGGAGGCCCTCGACGCGATCGCCGCCGGGGCCGTCGACCTCGTCGTCGGCGACTGGGAGCCCGCGCGGGTCGGGGCCCTCCGCGACGCCGTCGCCCCCCGCCCCCTCGTGGAGCGGACGGCGCTGCCGCCCGAGACCGAGATCGACGACGCCCGCCGTGACCTCGCCCGCCCCCTGTTCACGGCGTGGCTCGGCCAGATCGACGGGTCCGGCGCGTCGCGGCCCCGGTACACGTGGGCGCCGGGACGTGACGAGGAGCCCCCCGTCCCCGCGCGGCGCCTGTCCGCCGAGTGGGAGGACGACGACTGGCGTGGCGCGGACCCCGACGAGGGCCTGTCGCGCATCGCCCCGGACCTCGCCGGGATCCTCGGCCGGTCCCTGGAGGGCACCCCACCGCGGGTCGCGGAGATCGAGCGGCTGTTCCGGGCCCGCGGCCCGGAGGTGGAGGCCGTCGCGCGGGTCGCCGACGCCCTGCGCGTCCGCCGCAACGGCGACACCGTCACCTACGTCGTGAACCGCAACATCAACTACACGAACCAGTGCTACTTCCGGTGCGGCTTCTGCGGCTTCTCGCGGGGCCCGAAGAGCATGAACCTCCGCGGCGACCCGTACATCCTGAACGTCCACGAGGTCGTCCACCGCTCCGTCGAGGCGTGGGAGCGGGGCGCGACGGAGGTGTGCCTGCAGGGCGGCATCCACCCCGACTTCACCGGTGACTTCTACGTCTCGGTGCTCGAGGGGATCAAGGAGCGCCTCCCCGAGATGCACGTCCACGGCTTCACGCCGCTGGAGGTGTGGCAGGGCGCCCACACCCTCGGGATCACCGTCCGGGAGTTCCTCACCCGCCTCCGCGACGCCGGCCTCGGGACCCTCCCCGGCACCGCCGCCGAGATCCTCGACGACCGCGTCCGGGCCCACCTGTGCCCCGACAAGGTCCGCACCGCAGAGTGGGCGGAGGTGATGATCACCGCCCACGAGCTGGGGTTGCGGGCGACGACCACGATGATGATGGGCCACATCGACGGACCGCGGGCGTGGGCGAACCACCTGGAGGTGCTCCGCCAGATCCAGCGCCGCACCGGCGGGTTCACGGAGTTCGTGCCGCTGCCGTTCGTGCACATGGGGTCCCCGATCTTCCTGCAGGGCCGGTCACGGCCCGGCCCGACGTGGGACGAGGTCGTCCTCGTCCACGCCGTCGGGCGGATCGCCCTCGACGGCCTGATCGACAACATCCAGGCGTCGTGGGTGAAGCTCGGCCTGTCCGGCGGGGCGCGCCTCCTCGAGGCCGGGTGCAACGACTTCGGGGGGACCCTCATGGACGAGAACATCTCCCGGGCGTCGGGCGCCGCCCACGGGCAGCTCGCCACCCCCGAGGAGATCGAGGCGACGATCCGCGGCGCCGGCCGGACCCCGGCGCGGCGCAACACGGTCTACGACCTCATCGGGAGCGGCGCCTCGGCCTAG
- the cofG gene encoding 7,8-didemethyl-8-hydroxy-5-deazariboflavin synthase CofG, translating into MTAPALTALRPAVRDAVEAALEGRRLTDAQALALADVRGAEHPVLWAAAAEMRDRGRPPVVTYSRKVFIPLTNLCRDVCSYCTFAHLDTDPRAHTMSPDEILQVAEAGRRLGCKEALFTLGDRPEARFPSHRAALRRFGHETTQSYLTAMCRMVLERTGLLPHPNAGILGMRELRELREVSASQGMMLESVSDRLCGPGGPHEHAPDKRPATRLAMIRRAGQLRIPFTSGILIGIGETVRERVEALLALRELHESYGHIQEVIVQNFRAKPGTPMAAAGEPGLVELMTACATARLVMGPAMSIQAPPNLSADYGPLLLSGINDWGGVSPLTPDFVNPEAPWPDIEGLRRLCADSGYELRERLTVYPEYLRDDDFVDAGVRDHARSLADADGLALPGAPHPMAAVPA; encoded by the coding sequence GTGACGGCCCCCGCCCTCACCGCCCTGCGTCCCGCCGTGCGCGACGCCGTCGAGGCCGCCCTCGAGGGGCGCCGCCTCACCGACGCGCAGGCCCTCGCCCTCGCCGACGTCCGCGGCGCGGAGCACCCGGTCCTGTGGGCCGCCGCCGCCGAGATGCGGGACCGCGGCCGGCCGCCGGTCGTCACCTACTCCCGCAAGGTGTTCATCCCCCTCACGAACCTGTGCCGGGACGTCTGCTCGTACTGCACGTTCGCGCACCTGGACACCGACCCGCGGGCCCACACCATGAGCCCCGACGAGATCCTCCAGGTCGCCGAGGCGGGACGCCGCCTCGGGTGCAAGGAGGCGCTGTTCACCCTCGGCGACCGCCCCGAGGCCCGGTTCCCCAGCCACCGCGCCGCGCTGCGGCGGTTCGGCCACGAGACGACCCAGTCGTACCTGACGGCGATGTGCCGGATGGTCCTGGAGCGCACCGGCCTGCTGCCCCACCCGAACGCCGGGATCCTCGGCATGCGGGAGCTGCGGGAGCTGCGGGAGGTCTCGGCGAGCCAGGGGATGATGCTGGAGTCGGTGTCCGACCGGTTGTGCGGCCCCGGGGGACCCCACGAGCACGCACCCGACAAGCGGCCCGCGACCCGCCTCGCCATGATCCGCCGGGCCGGGCAGCTGCGGATCCCCTTCACGTCGGGGATCCTGATCGGCATCGGCGAGACCGTCCGTGAGCGCGTCGAGGCGCTCCTCGCGCTGCGCGAGCTGCACGAGTCCTACGGCCACATCCAGGAGGTCATCGTGCAGAACTTCCGCGCCAAGCCCGGGACACCGATGGCCGCCGCCGGCGAACCCGGCCTGGTCGAGCTGATGACCGCCTGCGCCACCGCGCGGCTGGTGATGGGCCCGGCGATGAGCATCCAGGCCCCCCCGAACCTGTCGGCCGACTACGGGCCGCTGCTGCTGTCGGGCATCAACGACTGGGGCGGGGTCTCCCCCCTCACCCCCGACTTCGTGAACCCCGAGGCGCCGTGGCCGGACATCGAGGGCCTCCGCCGCCTCTGCGCCGACTCCGGCTATGAGCTGCGGGAGCGGCTCACCGTCTACCCCGAGTACCTGCGCGACGACGACTTCGTCGACGCGGGGGTCCGTGACCACGCCCGGTCCCTCGCCGACGCCGACGGGCTCGCCCTCCCCGGTGCGCCCCACCCGATGGCGGCGGTGCCGGCATGA
- a CDS encoding enoyl-CoA hydratase-related protein, which translates to MPAPRSLPRSAVPSFEDILYEVAGGRATITINRPDRLNAFRSQTIRELAEAFEAAADDEAVGVIVFTGAGDRAFCVGGDVRDPTRTLAQKRALHHLHDRLGLAIRNNGKPIVVKVRGYCIGGGNELNVLCDLTITGESGRFGQAGPKIGSAPLWWGCQLLPATVGEKKAREILYLTRQYTAEEALQMGLVNKVVPDGDLDAEVDAWCDQILRRSPQGLRLAKIALNAQTDQLYGAVQHGLELVALNHVHGVEPAEGIASFQEKRPADWRKFRGGEGPEPG; encoded by the coding sequence GTGCCCGCGCCACGATCCCTCCCGAGGTCCGCCGTTCCCAGCTTCGAGGACATCCTCTACGAGGTCGCAGGTGGCCGGGCGACGATCACCATCAACCGACCCGACCGCCTGAACGCGTTCCGCTCCCAGACCATCCGGGAACTCGCCGAGGCCTTCGAGGCCGCCGCCGACGACGAGGCGGTCGGGGTGATCGTCTTCACCGGGGCGGGGGACCGGGCGTTCTGCGTCGGCGGCGACGTCCGCGACCCGACCCGCACCCTCGCCCAGAAGCGGGCCCTGCACCACCTCCACGACCGCCTCGGCCTGGCGATCCGCAACAACGGCAAGCCGATCGTGGTGAAGGTCCGCGGCTACTGCATCGGCGGCGGCAACGAACTCAACGTCCTTTGTGACCTCACGATCACGGGGGAGTCCGGCCGCTTCGGCCAGGCGGGCCCGAAGATCGGGTCGGCCCCCCTGTGGTGGGGGTGCCAGCTCCTGCCCGCCACGGTCGGGGAGAAGAAGGCCCGGGAGATCCTCTACCTCACCCGCCAGTACACCGCCGAGGAGGCCCTCCAGATGGGCCTGGTGAACAAGGTCGTCCCCGACGGGGACCTCGACGCCGAGGTCGATGCGTGGTGCGACCAGATCCTCCGCCGCAGCCCCCAGGGCCTGCGGTTGGCGAAGATCGCGTTGAACGCCCAGACCGACCAGCTCTACGGCGCCGTCCAGCACGGGTTGGAGTTGGTGGCCCTCAACCACGTCCACGGCGTCGAGCCGGCGGAGGGGATCGCCTCCTTCCAGGAGAAGCGCCCCGCCGACTGGCGCAAGTTCCGTGGCGGGGAAGGCCCCGAACCCGGGTGA